One genomic window of Pseudomonas chlororaphis subsp. piscium includes the following:
- a CDS encoding ABC transporter ATP-binding protein, translated as MNQDNLIEVRDLAVEFVVGEHQQRVVEGISFDIKRGETLALVGESGSGKSVTAHSILRLLPYPLARHPSGTIQYAGQDLLSQKEKTLRHIRGNRIAMIFQEPMTSLNPLHSIEKQINEVLGLHKGLTGKIATQRTLELLELVGIPEPHKRLKALPHELSGGQRQRVMIAMALANEPELLIADEPTTALDVTVQLKILELLKELQARLGMALLLISHDLNLVRRIAHRVCVMQRGCIVEQAPCEELFRAPQHPYTRELLAAEPSGKPATNEVGPPLLQVENLKVWFPIKKGLLRHTVDHVKAVDGINFSLPQGQTLGIVGESGSGKSTLGLAILRLIASKGAIRFEGKQLDCLSQQQVRPLRREMQVVFQDPFGSLSPRMCVSQIVGEGLRIHKIGTAAEQEQAIIEALKEVGLDPETRHRYPHEFSGGQRQRIAIARALVLKPALILLDEPTSALDRTVQRQVVELLRKLQAKYNLTYLFISHDLAVVKALSHQLMVVKHGQVVEQGDAQNIFAAPQHPYTRQLLEAAFLVPASEA; from the coding sequence ATGAATCAGGACAATCTGATCGAAGTCCGCGACCTCGCCGTCGAGTTTGTCGTCGGCGAACACCAGCAACGGGTGGTCGAGGGCATCAGCTTCGACATCAAGCGCGGCGAAACCCTGGCCCTGGTGGGCGAAAGCGGCTCCGGCAAGTCGGTGACTGCGCACTCGATCCTGCGCCTGCTGCCCTACCCGCTGGCCCGCCACCCGTCCGGGACCATCCAGTACGCCGGCCAGGATTTGCTGAGCCAGAAAGAGAAAACCCTGCGCCATATCCGCGGTAACCGCATCGCCATGATCTTTCAGGAGCCCATGACCTCGCTCAACCCGCTGCACAGCATCGAGAAGCAGATCAACGAGGTGCTGGGTCTGCACAAGGGCCTGACTGGCAAGATCGCCACCCAGCGCACCCTGGAGCTGCTGGAGCTGGTGGGCATCCCCGAGCCGCACAAGCGCCTCAAGGCCCTGCCCCACGAGCTGTCCGGCGGCCAGCGGCAACGGGTGATGATCGCCATGGCCCTGGCCAACGAGCCGGAGTTGCTGATCGCCGACGAGCCGACCACCGCCCTCGACGTCACCGTGCAGTTGAAGATCCTCGAACTGCTCAAGGAGCTGCAGGCGCGCCTGGGGATGGCCTTGCTGCTGATCAGCCACGACCTCAACCTGGTCCGGCGCATCGCCCACCGCGTCTGCGTGATGCAGCGCGGCTGCATCGTCGAGCAGGCGCCTTGCGAAGAACTGTTCCGCGCGCCCCAGCATCCCTACACCCGTGAACTGCTGGCGGCCGAACCCAGCGGCAAGCCGGCGACCAATGAGGTCGGCCCGCCGCTGTTGCAAGTCGAGAACCTGAAGGTCTGGTTCCCGATCAAGAAAGGCCTGCTGCGCCACACCGTCGACCATGTGAAGGCGGTGGACGGCATCAACTTTAGCCTGCCCCAGGGCCAGACCCTGGGCATTGTCGGCGAAAGCGGCTCGGGCAAATCCACCCTGGGCCTGGCGATCCTGCGGCTGATCGCCAGCAAGGGCGCCATCCGCTTTGAAGGCAAGCAGCTGGACTGCCTGTCGCAGCAGCAGGTGCGGCCGTTGCGCCGGGAGATGCAGGTGGTGTTCCAGGACCCCTTCGGCAGCCTCAGCCCGCGCATGTGCGTGAGCCAGATCGTCGGCGAAGGCCTGCGCATCCACAAGATCGGCACCGCCGCCGAGCAGGAACAGGCGATCATCGAAGCGCTCAAGGAAGTGGGGCTCGACCCGGAAACCCGGCACCGCTACCCCCACGAGTTCTCCGGCGGCCAGCGCCAGCGCATCGCCATCGCCCGCGCCCTGGTGCTCAAGCCAGCGCTGATCCTGCTGGACGAGCCGACCTCGGCCCTCGACCGCACCGTGCAGCGCCAGGTGGTGGAGCTGCTGCGCAAGCTGCAGGCCAAGTACAACCTGACCTACCTGTTCATCAGCCACGACCTGGCGGTGGTCAAGGCCCTGAGCCACCAGTTGATGGTGGTCAAGCACGGCCAGGTGGTGGAACAGGGCGACGCGCAGAACATCTTCGCCGCGCCGCAGCATCCCTACACCCGGCAGTTGCTGGAGGCCGCCTTCCTGGTGCCGGCCAGCGAGGCATGA
- a CDS encoding ABC transporter permease, with translation MNLSPLNRRRFELFKANKRGWWSLWLFLVLFGLSLGAELIANDKPLVVHYDDGWYFPALKRYPETTFGGEFPLEANYKSPYIRELLAAKDAWVLWAPIPFSYQSINYDLKVPAPAPPSADNLLGTDDQGRDVLARVIYGFRVSVLFALTLTILSSIIGVIAGALQGFYGGWVDLAGQRFLEIWSGLPVLYLLIILASFVQPNFWWLLGIMLLFSWMSLVDVVRAEFLRGRNLEYVRAARALGMQNGAIMFRHILPNAMVSTMTFMPFILTGAIGTLTALDFLGFGLPPGAPSLGELVAQGKSNLQAPWLGISAFAVLAIMLSLLVFIGESARDAFDPRK, from the coding sequence ATGAACCTGTCCCCCCTCAATCGCCGGCGCTTCGAACTCTTCAAGGCCAACAAGCGCGGCTGGTGGTCGCTGTGGCTGTTCCTGGTCCTGTTCGGCCTGAGCCTGGGCGCCGAGCTGATCGCCAACGACAAGCCGCTGGTGGTGCATTACGACGACGGCTGGTACTTCCCGGCGCTCAAGCGTTACCCGGAAACCACCTTCGGCGGCGAGTTCCCCCTGGAGGCCAACTACAAGAGCCCGTACATCCGCGAGCTGCTGGCGGCCAAGGACGCCTGGGTGCTGTGGGCGCCGATCCCGTTCAGCTACCAGAGCATCAACTACGACCTGAAAGTCCCGGCCCCCGCGCCGCCCTCGGCGGACAACCTGCTGGGCACCGACGACCAGGGCCGCGATGTGCTGGCGCGGGTGATCTACGGCTTCCGGGTGTCGGTGCTGTTCGCCCTGACGCTGACCATCCTCAGCTCGATCATCGGCGTCATCGCCGGGGCGCTGCAGGGTTTCTATGGCGGCTGGGTCGACCTGGCCGGGCAGCGGTTCCTGGAGATCTGGTCGGGGCTGCCGGTGCTGTACCTGCTGATCATCCTCGCCAGCTTCGTGCAGCCGAACTTCTGGTGGCTACTGGGGATCATGCTGCTGTTTTCCTGGATGAGCCTGGTGGACGTGGTACGCGCCGAGTTCCTGCGTGGGCGCAACCTGGAATACGTGCGCGCCGCCCGCGCCCTGGGCATGCAGAACGGCGCCATCATGTTCCGCCATATCCTGCCCAACGCCATGGTCTCGACCATGACCTTCATGCCGTTCATCCTCACCGGCGCCATCGGCACCCTGACCGCCCTCGACTTCCTCGGTTTCGGCCTGCCACCCGGCGCGCCGTCCCTGGGCGAACTGGTGGCCCAGGGCAAATCCAACCTGCAGGCGCCATGGCTGGGCATCAGTGCCTTCGCCGTGCTGGCGATCATGTTGAGCCTGCTGGTATTCATCGGCGAGTCCGCTCGCGATGCCTTCGACCCGAGGAAATGA
- a CDS encoding microcin C ABC transporter permease YejB: MLAYILRRLLLIIPTLFGILLINFVIIQAAPGGPVEQMIAKLEGFEGATSRIAGGGAEVSVAGSSYRGAQGLDPALVKEIEKMYGFDKSAPERLWIMIKNYATLDFGDSFFRDAKVVDLIREKLPVSISLGLWSTLIMYLVSIPLGIAKATRHGSHFDVWTSSAIIVGYAIPAFLFAILLIVMFAGGSYFDWFPLRGLTSNNFDQLSWGGKILDYFWHLTLPVTALVIGNFATMTLLTKNSFLDEINKQYVITARAKGLTKRRVLYGHVFRNAMLLVIAGFPSAFIGIFFTGSLLVEVIFSLDGLGLMSFEAAINRDYPVVFGTLFIFTLLGLVVKLIGDLTYTLVDPRIDFESREH, encoded by the coding sequence ATGCTGGCTTACATTCTGCGGCGACTGCTGCTGATCATCCCTACCCTGTTCGGCATCCTGCTGATCAACTTCGTGATCATCCAGGCCGCTCCCGGCGGCCCGGTGGAACAGATGATCGCCAAGCTCGAGGGTTTCGAGGGCGCCACCAGCCGCATCGCCGGCGGCGGCGCCGAAGTCTCGGTGGCCGGTTCCAGCTACCGTGGCGCCCAGGGCCTGGACCCGGCCCTGGTCAAGGAAATCGAGAAGATGTACGGCTTCGACAAGTCGGCGCCGGAACGCCTGTGGATCATGATCAAGAACTACGCCACCCTGGATTTCGGCGACAGCTTCTTCCGCGACGCCAAGGTGGTCGACCTGATCCGCGAGAAACTCCCGGTGTCCATTTCCCTGGGGCTGTGGAGCACCCTGATCATGTACCTGGTGTCGATCCCCCTGGGGATCGCCAAGGCCACCCGCCACGGCAGCCACTTCGATGTCTGGACCAGTTCGGCGATCATCGTCGGCTACGCGATCCCGGCGTTCCTGTTCGCCATCCTGCTGATCGTGATGTTCGCCGGCGGCAGTTATTTCGACTGGTTCCCGCTGCGCGGCCTGACCTCGAACAACTTCGACCAACTGAGCTGGGGCGGCAAGATCCTCGACTACTTCTGGCATCTGACCCTGCCGGTGACCGCCCTGGTGATCGGCAACTTCGCCACCATGACCCTGCTGACCAAGAACAGTTTCCTCGACGAGATCAACAAGCAGTACGTGATCACCGCCAGGGCCAAGGGCCTGACCAAGCGCCGCGTGCTGTACGGCCATGTGTTCCGCAACGCCATGCTGCTGGTGATCGCCGGCTTCCCCTCGGCCTTCATCGGCATCTTCTTTACCGGATCCTTGCTGGTGGAGGTGATCTTCTCCCTCGACGGCCTGGGCCTGATGAGCTTCGAGGCGGCGATCAACCGCGACTACCCGGTGGTGTTCGGCACCCTGTTCATCTTCACCCTGCTGGGGCTGGTGGTGAAACTGATCGGCGATTTGACCTATACCCTGGTCGACCCACGCATCGACTTCGAAAGCCGGGAGCATTGA
- a CDS encoding extracellular solute-binding protein, with protein MMPLRALLPWAGGVLLTGIACLAQAAPQHALTLYNEPPKYPANFKHFDYVNPDAPKGGTFRESGFGGFDSLNPFINKGVPADNIGLIYDTLMRQSLDEPFTEYGLIAGQIEKAPDNSWVRFYLRPEARFHDGQPIRAEDVVFSFQTLMKAGAPMYRGYYADVEDVIAEDPLKVLFKFKHTNNRELPLILGQLSILPKHWWEHRDFSKGNLEIPLGSGPYKVIEVKAGRSVRYERVKDYWGKDLPINRGQFNFDVMATDYYRDNTVALEALKAGQFDYWLETSAKNWANAYNIPAVTEGRLIKEQIPNGNPTGMQGFVYNLRRPLFQDVRVRKALSLLLDFEWTNKQLFNGAYTRTRSYFENSEMAATGLPDADELQILEPLRGKIPDQVFSEAFQPSVCDGSGMIRAQQRHAYQLLQEAGWRIVDDKMVDAQGKPVVIEFLLAQTEFERVLLPFKRNLADLGIDLVIRRVDVSQYINRLRSRDFDMVVGGFPQSSSPGNEQREYWKSSSADNPGSRNFIGLKDPTIDTLVEDLINADSRQSLVAHARALDRVLQWGYYVIPNWHIKTSRVAYWDHIGHPKVSPKYDIGIQTWWIKPDAKPAVTPDTHSQAASAGVEQ; from the coding sequence CGACTACGTCAACCCGGACGCGCCCAAGGGCGGCACCTTCCGCGAGTCCGGTTTCGGTGGCTTCGACAGCCTCAACCCGTTCATCAACAAAGGCGTGCCGGCGGACAATATCGGCCTGATCTACGACACCCTGATGCGCCAGAGCCTGGACGAGCCCTTCACCGAGTACGGCCTGATCGCCGGGCAGATCGAGAAAGCCCCGGACAACAGCTGGGTGCGTTTCTACCTGCGCCCCGAGGCGCGCTTCCACGACGGCCAGCCGATCCGCGCCGAAGACGTGGTGTTCAGCTTCCAGACCCTGATGAAGGCCGGCGCGCCGATGTACCGCGGCTACTACGCCGACGTCGAGGACGTGATCGCCGAAGACCCGCTCAAGGTGCTGTTCAAGTTCAAGCACACCAACAATCGCGAACTGCCGCTGATTCTCGGGCAACTGTCGATACTGCCCAAGCACTGGTGGGAACACCGCGACTTTTCCAAGGGCAACCTGGAAATCCCCCTCGGCAGCGGCCCGTACAAGGTCATCGAGGTCAAGGCTGGGCGCTCGGTGCGCTATGAACGGGTCAAGGACTACTGGGGCAAGGACCTGCCGATCAACCGCGGCCAGTTCAACTTCGACGTCATGGCCACCGACTATTACCGTGACAACACCGTGGCCCTGGAAGCCCTCAAGGCCGGCCAGTTCGACTACTGGCTGGAAACCAGCGCAAAGAACTGGGCCAACGCCTACAACATCCCGGCCGTGACCGAAGGCCGGCTGATCAAGGAACAGATCCCCAACGGCAACCCCACCGGCATGCAGGGCTTCGTCTACAACCTCCGCCGTCCGCTGTTCCAGGATGTGCGGGTGCGCAAGGCCCTGAGCCTGCTGCTGGACTTCGAGTGGACCAACAAGCAACTGTTCAACGGCGCCTACACCCGCACCCGCAGCTACTTCGAGAACTCGGAAATGGCCGCCACCGGCCTGCCCGACGCCGACGAGCTGCAGATCCTCGAACCGCTGCGCGGCAAGATTCCCGACCAGGTCTTCAGCGAAGCCTTCCAGCCCTCGGTGTGCGATGGCAGCGGCATGATCCGCGCCCAGCAACGCCATGCCTACCAGCTGTTGCAGGAAGCCGGCTGGCGCATCGTCGACGACAAGATGGTCGACGCCCAGGGCAAGCCGGTGGTGATCGAGTTCCTGCTGGCCCAGACCGAGTTCGAGCGTGTGCTGCTGCCGTTCAAGCGCAACCTCGCGGACCTGGGGATCGACCTGGTGATCCGCCGGGTCGACGTTTCCCAGTACATCAACCGCCTGCGCTCGCGGGACTTCGACATGGTGGTCGGCGGCTTCCCGCAATCGAGTTCGCCCGGCAACGAGCAGCGCGAATACTGGAAGTCCTCCAGCGCCGACAACCCCGGCAGCCGCAACTTCATCGGCCTCAAGGACCCGACCATCGATACCCTGGTGGAAGACCTGATCAACGCCGACTCGCGCCAGAGCCTGGTGGCCCATGCCCGCGCCCTCGACCGGGTGCTGCAATGGGGCTACTACGTGATCCCCAACTGGCACATCAAGACCTCGCGCGTGGCCTACTGGGACCATATCGGCCACCCCAAGGTCTCGCCCAAATATGACATCGGCATCCAGACCTGGTGGATCAAGCCCGACGCCAAGCCGGCCGTGACCCCGGACACCCACTCGCAGGCCGCCTCCGCCGGCGTGGAGCAATAA